Proteins encoded within one genomic window of Sminthopsis crassicaudata isolate SCR6 chromosome X, ASM4859323v1, whole genome shotgun sequence:
- the LOC141548365 gene encoding DDB1- and CUL4-associated factor 10-like — translation MFPVRPSNPEGVEEELAEEDLACVSQSEVRSPEGSGEAEAGSASSPSSLQPSDLSSSPSCDSCEPRDSQDSRRPFLTEAAGPVMAETSGVTSSPGELATQAKGEPSSGSPRDPSVPSPYDSPTARSTAAMAACPPAFSFSRSVPAAASSSRPPKSRRVEMTRRPLGAPLFRLLGSRSQGWGNYIDPARDNFRMVTSLYSSLHPVDSLYLNTRTHGAIFNLEYSPSGSVLAAACELNEVLLFDPISSKHIKTLSEAHENCVNNIRFLDDRLFATCSDDSTVALWDLRKLNSKMCTLQGHTGWVKNIDYDVNTRLLVTSGFDGNVIIWDTKRCTEDGCPHETFFYIRLLMRMRLTPNCSKMLLSTSTGYLLIVHDLDLAKSLEVGSVPLIPALSPPSSSDAGTSASSSAPRAAGSSHDGDSGSLSEQNVYHAESMSPPNSLEILIPKLPIGRHRGNCITSLQVHPKGWATLLRCSSNTDDQEWTSVHGFQDRPLIRPSSYPYSVRLTHYIEEANLGSGYIKEVCFSPDGRLISSPHGCGIRLLGLDNQCNELFDCSSRRARPLKEIHSFYSHNDVVLTTKFSPTHCQIASGCLSGFVCLYQPKF, via the coding sequence ATGTTCCCCGTCAGGCCCAGCAACCCcgaaggggtggaggaagaacTAGCTGAGGAAGACCTGGCATGCGTAAGCCAAAGCGAGGTGCGGTCTCCTGAGGGGAGCGGAGAGGCCGAGGCTGGGTCGgcctcctccccttcttcacTGCAGCCCAGTGACCTCTCCTCCAGCCCTTCCTGTGACTCCTGCGAGCCGCGTGACTCCCAAGATTCTCGCAGACCTTTTCTGACGGAGGCCGCAGGCCCGGTGATGGCGGAGACCTCGGGAGTGACATCGAGCCCTGGGGAACTCGCGACTCAGGCTAAGGGTGAGCCAAGCTCCGGATCCCCCCGGGACCCCAGCGTCCCCTCCCCTTATGACTCCCCCACGGCCCGATCCACAGCCGCCATGGCGGCCTGCCCACccgccttttccttctccagaagtGTCCCTGCCGCGGCCTCCAGCTCGCGCCCCCCAAAGTCCAGGAGGGTGGAGATGACCAGGCGCCCACTGGGCGCTCCGCTCTTCCGTTTGCTGGGGAGCCGCAGCCAGGGCTGGGGGAATTACATAGACCCGGCCCGAGACAACTTCCGCATGGTGACCAGTTTGTATAGCTCCCTTCACCCGGTGGACTCGTTGTACCTCAACACCCGCACCCACGGCGCCATCTTTAACCTGGAGTACTCCCCCAGTGGCTCAGTGTTGGCGGCTGCTTGTGAATTGAATGAAGTCCTTCTTTTTGACCCCATATCTTCAAAGCATATAAAAACGCTTTCTGAAGCTCATGAAAACTGTGTAAATAATATCAGGTTTCTGGATGATAGACTGTTTGCAACATGCTCTGATGACTCTACAGTAGCCCTTTGGGATCTgagaaaattaaattctaaaatgtGTACTTTACAAGGTCATACTGGCTGGGTGAAGAACATTGACTATGACGTTAATACAAGACTCTTAGTTACGTCAGGATTCGATGGAAATGTCATCATTTGGGATACTAAGCGGTGCACAGAAGACGGGTGCCCACATGAGACATTCTTTTATATTCGTTTACTTATGCGGATGAGGTTAACTCCAAACTGTTCCAAAATGCTGCTTTCAACCTCTACCGGGTATCTTCTGATTGTACATGATCTTGACTTGGCAAAATCTTTAGAAGTTGGAAGCGTTCCACTTATCCCAGCACTAAGCCCTCCATCCAGTTCAGATGCCGGTACTTCTGCAAGTTCATCTGCTCCGAGAGCCGCTGGTTCTTCTCATGATGGGGATTCTGGTTCATTATCTGAGCAAAATGTGTATCACGCAGAAAGTATGTCACCTCCTAATAGTCTTGAAATTTTAATACCAAAACTTCCTATTGGAAGGCATCGTGGTAATTGCATTACATCTTTACAAGTACACCCTAAAGGTTGGGCTACCCTTTTACGGTGTTCCAGTAATACAGATGATCAGGAGTGGACCAGTGTCCATGGATTCCAAGATAGGCCTTTAATACGACCCAGCTCATATCCTTATTCTGTAAGACTGACTCATTATATTGAGGAAGCTAACCTTGGCAGTGGGTACATCAAAGAAGTTTGTTTCAGCCCCGATGGTCGACTGATTTCTTCCCCACATGGCTGTGGGATCCGTTTATTGGGACTTGACAACCAGTGCAATGAACTTTTTGACTGCTCATCCCGAAGAGCCAGGCCCCTGAAGGAAATTCATTCTTTCTACTCTCACAACGATGTGGTTCTGACAACCAAGTTTTCCCCGACACATTGCCAGATTGCCTCAGGATGCCTTAGCGGATTCGTGTGTTTGTATCAGCCAAAGTTTTAG